A single genomic interval of Candidatus Zymogenaceae bacterium harbors:
- a CDS encoding ATP-binding cassette domain-containing protein, whose translation VERAETILTDVGLKDYIDARPNEMSGGQQQRVAVARAIVSNPDVVLADEPTANLDSKTASSLLEMMREMNETHKATFVFSTHDRLVMDYARRLVKLRDGRVEEDIDKDA comes from the coding sequence GTCGAGCGGGCGGAGACCATACTTACCGATGTGGGGCTGAAGGACTACATCGACGCCCGCCCGAACGAGATGAGCGGCGGTCAGCAGCAGCGGGTGGCCGTCGCCCGGGCCATCGTCTCCAACCCGGACGTGGTGTTGGCCGACGAGCCCACGGCGAACCTGGACTCAAAAACCGCCTCGTCGCTGTTGGAGATGATGCGGGAAATGAACGAGACCCACAAGGCGACGTTCGTCTTTTCCACCCACGATCGACTGGTGATGGATTACGCCCGGCGGCTGGTGAAGCTCCGGGACGGCCGGGTGGAAGAGGATATAGACAAGGACGCATGA
- a CDS encoding class I SAM-dependent methyltransferase: MTDQEKRVYEEKRFWSGSASRYDRFLDRFSESYRVLIERIDREVCPDHVVLEVAAGTGLITLEIARRVSVVYAVDITPEMIAEAKRKAFDRHIENISFFIEDAYELPFEDRSFDTVICANALHNMKEPERALAEMKRVVKESGKAILPTFCHGEGLKSRITSRVITLLGFPGYQRFTRERLCGLVERSGFYVESMEIIREKIPIAFIVATPEKSDV; encoded by the coding sequence ATGACCGATCAGGAAAAACGCGTCTATGAGGAGAAACGTTTTTGGAGCGGATCCGCTTCCCGCTATGACCGGTTTCTCGATCGATTTTCCGAGAGCTATCGGGTGCTTATTGAAAGAATCGATCGAGAGGTATGTCCTGATCATGTTGTGCTGGAGGTGGCCGCCGGTACGGGCTTGATAACGCTGGAGATCGCCCGGAGGGTTTCGGTGGTATACGCCGTTGATATTACGCCGGAAATGATAGCAGAGGCGAAACGGAAGGCCTTCGACCGACACATTGAAAATATCAGCTTCTTTATCGAGGATGCATACGAACTCCCATTTGAGGACCGGTCGTTTGACACGGTCATCTGTGCGAACGCCCTGCACAATATGAAAGAGCCGGAGAGGGCCCTGGCAGAGATGAAACGGGTGGTAAAAGAATCGGGGAAGGCGATTTTACCCACATTCTGTCACGGCGAAGGGCTGAAATCGCGCATCACATCCCGGGTGATTACTCTCCTGGGTTTTCCCGGATACCAGAGATTTACCAGGGAAAGGCTGTGTGGACTGGTGGAGCGTTCCGGTTTTTATGTTGAAAGCATGGAAATTATACGGGAGAAAATACCGATCGCCTTTATTGTTGCAACACCGGAAAAAAGCGACGTGTGA